The Azospirillaceae bacterium genome includes a region encoding these proteins:
- a CDS encoding SDR family NAD(P)-dependent oxidoreductase has protein sequence MTTPPLSSATLPSGPADDLWVVVGATSSVARAFAREAAQAGADLVLAGRDREDMSATASDLRLRTGRQVTVLPFDAADDRSHDDFVAACWDGARGRRLNLFYAVGSMPDQAASLADPAIARRVVEVNFLSVMSVLNRLEPGLRRQGGGSVVVLGSVAGDRGRRRNFIYGSAKAGLHAYLQGMRSHLADAGVRVVTVKPGFLDTAMTWGLPGMFLVASPEACARACLKAARRGTEVVYFPGFWRPVMMAIRAVPEPIFKRLSI, from the coding sequence ATGACCACCCCGCCCCTGTCTTCCGCCACCCTGCCTTCCGGCCCCGCCGACGACCTTTGGGTCGTGGTGGGGGCCACGTCGTCGGTCGCCCGGGCCTTCGCGCGGGAGGCGGCGCAGGCCGGCGCCGACCTGGTGCTTGCCGGACGGGACCGGGAAGACATGTCGGCGACCGCCTCGGACCTGCGGCTGCGCACCGGGCGGCAAGTGACGGTCCTGCCCTTCGATGCCGCCGACGACCGCAGCCATGACGACTTCGTGGCCGCCTGCTGGGACGGCGCCCGGGGCCGGCGGCTGAACCTGTTCTATGCGGTCGGCAGCATGCCCGACCAGGCGGCCTCGCTGGCCGACCCGGCCATCGCCCGGCGGGTCGTGGAGGTGAACTTCCTCAGCGTCATGTCCGTGCTCAACCGGTTGGAGCCGGGGTTGCGCCGGCAGGGCGGCGGGTCCGTGGTGGTGCTGGGCTCGGTCGCCGGCGACCGCGGTCGGCGCAGGAACTTCATCTACGGCTCGGCCAAGGCGGGCCTGCACGCCTACCTTCAGGGGATGCGCAGCCATCTGGCCGACGCCGGCGTGCGGGTGGTCACGGTCAAACCGGGTTTCCTGGACACCGCCATGACCTGGGGGTTGCCGGGCATGTTCCTGGTCGCCTCGCCCGAAGCGTGCGCCAGGGCCTGCTTGAAAGCCGCGCGGCGGGGGACGGAGGTGGTCTACTTCCCGGGGTTCTGGCGGCCGGTGATGATGGCGATCCGGGCCGTGCCGGAACCGATCTTCAAACGGCTGTCGATCTGA
- a CDS encoding FAD-binding oxidoreductase, whose product MRAKPLVLTGWGRAIRANTRAFRPERRSEALAALLSGEARPSIIPFGAGRSYGDTALNDGGATILTGRLDRFLDFDPEGDLLVCEPGVTFRQIEAAFLPRGLIAPVSPGTAFATIGGAVANDVHGKNHDRVGSFGDHVAWVDLALPSGEIVRASPQENPGLFAATIGGIGLTGLMVAVAFRMKRVPSGHMVVREQRLPDIGAFMAALVEARRSAAYSVGWIDAVAKGAGLGRGILQTADFASADQAAPASGAGPREMRLPVDLPGIVLNRHSIGLFNHLYYTRVPADGRERVQPAGKFLYPLDAIRDWNRMYGKNGFHQFQCVIPDGEAERGIPALVEAIAGAGSASFLAVLKTLGGPGRGHLSFPMSGFTLALDFPVRAGTAELMARLERLVLAHGGRIYLAKDASLSPEGFRRMYPRLPEFRAVLDRVDPDRRLGSDMSRRLRIREAA is encoded by the coding sequence ATGAGGGCGAAGCCGCTTGTCCTGACCGGCTGGGGCCGGGCCATACGCGCGAACACCCGCGCGTTCCGGCCGGAACGCCGGTCCGAAGCCCTGGCCGCGCTGCTGTCCGGGGAAGCCCGGCCCTCCATAATTCCGTTCGGGGCCGGACGCAGCTACGGCGACACCGCCCTGAACGACGGCGGTGCCACGATCCTGACCGGACGGCTCGACCGGTTCCTGGATTTCGACCCGGAAGGCGATCTTCTGGTGTGCGAGCCCGGCGTCACCTTCCGGCAGATCGAGGCCGCGTTCCTGCCCCGCGGCCTGATCGCCCCGGTTTCGCCCGGTACCGCCTTTGCGACCATCGGCGGCGCCGTCGCCAACGACGTCCACGGCAAGAACCACGACCGGGTCGGCAGCTTCGGCGACCATGTGGCCTGGGTGGACCTGGCGCTTCCTTCGGGCGAAATCGTCCGCGCATCCCCGCAGGAAAACCCCGGCCTGTTCGCCGCCACCATTGGCGGCATTGGACTGACCGGACTGATGGTGGCCGTCGCGTTCCGGATGAAGCGGGTGCCCTCGGGCCACATGGTGGTCCGGGAACAAAGGCTGCCGGACATCGGCGCGTTCATGGCCGCCTTGGTCGAGGCCCGCCGGAGCGCGGCCTATTCGGTCGGTTGGATCGACGCCGTGGCGAAGGGCGCCGGGCTCGGCCGCGGCATCCTGCAAACCGCGGACTTCGCATCCGCCGACCAGGCCGCCCCGGCATCCGGGGCCGGTCCGCGGGAAATGCGATTGCCAGTGGATCTGCCGGGCATCGTGCTCAACCGCCACAGCATCGGCCTGTTCAACCATCTCTATTACACCCGCGTGCCGGCGGACGGGCGGGAACGGGTCCAGCCCGCCGGGAAATTCCTCTATCCGCTGGATGCGATCCGGGATTGGAACCGGATGTACGGGAAGAACGGCTTCCACCAGTTCCAGTGCGTGATCCCCGATGGCGAGGCCGAACGCGGCATTCCGGCGCTGGTCGAAGCCATCGCCGGTGCCGGATCGGCCTCCTTCCTGGCAGTTCTGAAAACGCTGGGCGGGCCGGGGCGTGGACACCTGTCGTTTCCCATGTCGGGGTTCACTTTGGCGCTCGACTTCCCGGTCCGCGCCGGGACGGCCGAGCTGATGGCGCGCCTCGAGCGGCTCGTGCTGGCCCATGGCGGCCGAATCTATCTGGCGAAGGACGCGAGCCTGTCGCCCGAGGGATTCCGCCGCATGTACCCGCGCCTGCCCGAGTTCCGGGCGGTGCTCGACCGCGTGGATCCGGACCGCCGCCTGGGATCGGACATGTCCCGCCGCCTGCGCATCCGGGAGGCCGCATGA
- a CDS encoding lysylphosphatidylglycerol synthase transmembrane domain-containing protein: protein MPEIRGTGLDVRRLEGMVVLSVVVFAAGMAVAAVAAGGPGVWIHLSRLNLPLVAALLGLSLLNYVLRAVRWQIYGNHLGVPVPFPRTALYFTAGFALTTTPGKVGEALRLWLMERCHGYRYARTMPLFIADRVADLGAMGLLLMLSLASLSAGGWAGVWIAAAAAVVVSGMLLLGLRPRLALGGIGAAYRAVGRWPRLFGRTRSALRGTAELFAPRIMLVAMALTLAGWLAECTAFALILEALGADIGFKAAVFVFTASMLAGALSFLPGGLGGTEAAMLALLAAHGVGLDLAIPATAVVRVTTLWFAVALGFVALPPTLRLARRGAPA, encoded by the coding sequence GTGCCGGAAATCCGCGGGACCGGACTGGACGTGCGCCGGCTGGAAGGAATGGTGGTCCTGTCGGTGGTCGTGTTCGCGGCCGGCATGGCCGTTGCCGCGGTCGCCGCCGGCGGGCCCGGGGTCTGGATCCACCTTTCCCGGTTGAACCTGCCGCTGGTGGCGGCATTGCTGGGACTGTCGCTGCTGAACTACGTCCTGCGCGCCGTGCGCTGGCAGATCTACGGCAACCACCTGGGCGTCCCTGTGCCGTTCCCCCGGACGGCGCTCTACTTCACGGCGGGCTTCGCGCTGACCACCACGCCCGGCAAGGTCGGTGAAGCCCTGCGCCTGTGGCTGATGGAGCGGTGCCACGGCTACCGCTACGCCCGGACGATGCCGCTGTTCATCGCCGACCGGGTTGCCGACCTCGGTGCCATGGGCCTGCTTCTGATGCTCAGCCTCGCGTCGCTTTCGGCCGGGGGCTGGGCCGGGGTCTGGATTGCCGCGGCGGCTGCGGTGGTGGTTTCGGGGATGCTGCTGCTCGGCCTGCGGCCACGGCTGGCGCTCGGCGGGATCGGGGCCGCCTACCGGGCGGTCGGGCGGTGGCCGCGCCTGTTCGGCAGGACGCGCAGCGCCCTCCGCGGGACGGCCGAGCTGTTCGCCCCGCGGATCATGCTGGTCGCCATGGCACTGACGCTGGCCGGCTGGCTGGCCGAATGCACGGCGTTCGCCCTGATCCTGGAGGCATTGGGGGCGGACATCGGGTTCAAGGCCGCGGTCTTCGTCTTCACCGCCTCAATGCTGGCCGGGGCCTTGTCGTTCCTGCCGGGCGGGCTCGGCGGAACGGAGGCGGCGATGCTCGCCCTTCTCGCGGCGCATGGTGTGGGATTGGATCTTGCGATCCCGGCGACCGCCGTGGTCCGGGTCACCACGCTGTGGTTCGCGGTGGCGCTCGGGTTCGTCGCATTGCCCCCGACCCTGCGGCTGGCCCGCCGGGGGGCGCCCGCATGA
- a CDS encoding decaprenyl-phosphate phosphoribosyltransferase has translation MTETTQERANRIGLTTTRKPAVDVDGLLRPPAWLRLLRPHQWVKNAFVAAPLFLTPSTVTWGGIWTVLLGVLAFSLLASAVYVLNDYMDREADRLHPTKCKRPIASGEVTGGTALFLLSVALAAGLGLAFALSPVFGAIAVVYFVMNIGYSLGLKHVSIIDVMIITMGFMLRVCAGAALIKVEPSVWIVVCTGLVAMFLALAKRRDDLTKSLGGGHRRSLEGYSLPFLDASISIVLAALLISYTIFTTDPAVVDQLGHPRLYVTIPFVLAGILRYLQIALVEERSGTPTAIVLTDRFLIAAMGLWAVSFALLVHL, from the coding sequence ATGACGGAAACCACACAAGAACGGGCGAACCGCATCGGCTTGACCACCACACGCAAGCCGGCCGTCGATGTGGACGGCCTGCTGCGCCCGCCGGCATGGCTGCGCCTGCTCCGTCCCCACCAGTGGGTCAAGAACGCCTTTGTCGCCGCCCCGCTGTTCCTGACCCCCTCGACGGTCACATGGGGCGGGATCTGGACGGTGCTGCTGGGCGTGCTGGCGTTCTCCCTGCTCGCAAGCGCCGTCTATGTGCTCAACGACTACATGGACCGCGAGGCCGACCGCCTGCATCCAACCAAATGCAAGCGGCCCATCGCCAGCGGGGAGGTCACCGGCGGGACGGCGCTGTTTCTCCTGTCGGTCGCGCTGGCCGCCGGCCTGGGCCTTGCATTTGCGCTGTCCCCGGTCTTCGGGGCCATCGCGGTGGTCTATTTCGTCATGAACATCGGCTATTCGCTGGGCCTCAAACACGTATCGATCATCGACGTGATGATCATCACCATGGGGTTCATGCTGCGCGTCTGCGCCGGTGCGGCCCTGATCAAGGTCGAGCCCAGCGTCTGGATCGTGGTCTGCACCGGCCTGGTCGCCATGTTCCTGGCCCTGGCGAAGCGGCGGGACGACCTGACGAAATCCCTGGGCGGCGGGCACCGGCGCAGCCTGGAGGGCTATTCGCTCCCCTTTCTGGACGCGTCCATCTCCATCGTGCTGGCGGCCCTGCTGATCTCGTACACCATCTTCACCACGGATCCGGCGGTGGTGGACCAGCTCGGCCACCCGCGGCTCTACGTCACCATCCCGTTCGTGCTGGCCGGCATCCTGCGCTATCTGCAGATCGCCCTGGTCGAGGAGAGGTCCGGCACCCCGACGGCCATCGTGCTGACCGATCGCTTCCTGATCGCGGCCATGGGGCTGTGGGCCGTGTCCTTCGCCCTGCTCGTCCATCTGTGA
- a CDS encoding DUF4185 domain-containing protein, translating into MNARHSLVRAGLMLFAMAAAALFDPAPHPAGAVGWLPPSGPHPVGTGTVSALPARKICQVMGEVDRETGQPAINRTVTRHRFWGTDLGASFEHRGRLYFLFGDTHTSAGLRRPADSDFIAVSDDGDPEDCLAMDVASEADGGFRPLTIPGIHSGAFAVPTGGFSVDGRMYVFATTDHTPANPMGRSVLARSNDDGGSFELRRDMSRTHFINVAPVVADTRTIGAIPGLPDAGTTVLLWGSGRYRASDPRFAIVPADRVEDRDAIRYFAGMDAASGEPRWSAREEDSAPLFQQPCLGELSVAYLAPLGKWAMLYNCAEPGSRILIRTADRPWGPWSEPSVLFDPERDGAFCRYMHPGPLMRVRADGCRMVSDPHSIGTAGDVYAPYIVSRFTRSNPDGSADIYFLMSTWNPYTVVLMKATLRPDAPHPPAMPGSRLAETETGVGAGVPAN; encoded by the coding sequence ATGAACGCCCGACATTCCCTCGTGCGCGCCGGCCTGATGCTGTTTGCCATGGCCGCAGCCGCGCTGTTCGATCCGGCCCCGCACCCTGCGGGCGCTGTCGGTTGGTTGCCCCCGTCCGGTCCGCATCCGGTGGGGACCGGAACCGTGTCTGCGTTGCCCGCCCGCAAGATCTGCCAGGTCATGGGCGAGGTGGATCGGGAAACCGGGCAGCCGGCGATCAACCGCACGGTCACCCGCCACAGGTTCTGGGGGACGGATCTGGGCGCCTCGTTCGAACACCGGGGACGCCTCTACTTCCTGTTCGGCGACACCCATACGTCCGCTGGCCTCAGGCGCCCCGCCGACAGCGACTTCATCGCGGTGTCGGACGACGGCGACCCCGAGGACTGCCTGGCGATGGACGTGGCCTCGGAGGCCGACGGTGGCTTCCGGCCTTTGACGATCCCGGGCATCCATTCGGGTGCGTTCGCCGTCCCCACCGGCGGGTTCAGCGTCGATGGCCGGATGTATGTGTTCGCAACCACCGACCATACCCCGGCGAATCCCATGGGCCGGTCCGTGCTGGCACGTTCGAACGACGACGGGGGGAGCTTCGAGCTCCGCCGCGACATGTCGCGGACGCATTTCATCAACGTGGCGCCCGTGGTGGCCGATACCCGGACCATTGGCGCCATTCCGGGATTACCGGATGCCGGCACGACGGTCCTGTTATGGGGGAGCGGCCGATACCGTGCCAGCGATCCCCGGTTCGCCATCGTTCCGGCGGACCGGGTCGAGGATCGGGATGCCATCCGCTATTTCGCGGGAATGGACGCCGCGTCCGGCGAGCCCCGATGGTCCGCGCGGGAGGAGGACAGCGCGCCTCTCTTCCAACAGCCCTGCCTGGGCGAGCTGTCGGTCGCCTACCTGGCTCCCCTGGGCAAGTGGGCGATGCTTTACAATTGCGCGGAACCCGGCAGCCGCATCCTGATCCGCACGGCCGACCGGCCATGGGGCCCTTGGTCCGAACCGTCGGTCCTGTTCGATCCAGAGCGGGACGGCGCCTTCTGCCGCTACATGCACCCGGGCCCCCTGATGCGGGTGCGCGCCGACGGCTGCCGGATGGTTTCCGATCCCCACAGCATCGGCACCGCCGGCGACGTCTACGCCCCGTACATCGTCTCCCGCTTCACCCGTTCCAACCCCGACGGGTCCGCGGACATCTATTTCCTGATGTCGACGTGGAATCCCTACACCGTCGTCCTCATGAAGGCGACGCTGCGCCCGGACGCCCCGCACCCGCCCGCCATGCCCGGATCGCGGCTGGCCGAGACCGAGACCGGGGTCGGGGCGGGCGTCCCGGCGAACTGA
- a CDS encoding glycosyltransferase family 39 protein: MRRQPLRLHRMADAALLAAVLASFVATCLISVARGYMWYDEIISWQILNRPDFGSMWAAVSDLIGGPPVYFLLAAGWRALLGTDETTLRLLTTLSFVLAFAVVWTTTRRGFGFWSTAFGLLAAFCTSWTVIGQIPEIRYYGVLTAGVALAFRLYVALAADGRPSALLLAANAVVQAFLVMTHVYGGVYGAALLGALLAVDVMERRFRPLSYLSFPMGWAAFIGWLPAFHRQGDVVKPHAWMQPPTPKDLTATMGGIVTSMAFIVLALVVLATLVGQAQGQRTAGKADAHLPPDPGRTRMRRNLVVGAVALACVPFASFVLSHVAEPIFMPRYLLASVIGWGVLFTFVAAWFDFDRHLAVPAHAVPAPPWQRIAQGTAATYVAGLLALPPAAVLVQPVQSPQQYAVRACRDLPVVVMHALKFMQTQQYLADRERYTYVLDWDAAMDPGTALHDSNDFKILRNFKEHVPHFNIVDSADFLATHSRFLVAEERGLRWVDVRLRYSDDWRVSRIGTDLLLVERADTPTYLLSSTRNRIADERSANDPCEPGKALHAARAGAPG; this comes from the coding sequence ATGCGCCGTCAACCCCTCCGTCTCCACCGGATGGCCGATGCGGCCCTGCTGGCCGCGGTGCTCGCCTCGTTCGTCGCCACCTGCCTGATCAGCGTCGCCCGCGGCTACATGTGGTACGACGAGATCATTTCCTGGCAGATCCTGAACCGGCCGGATTTCGGCTCCATGTGGGCGGCGGTTTCGGACCTGATCGGCGGTCCGCCCGTCTACTTCCTGCTGGCCGCCGGCTGGCGGGCGCTGCTGGGCACCGACGAAACCACGTTGCGGCTGCTGACGACCCTGTCGTTCGTGCTCGCCTTCGCCGTCGTCTGGACCACGACACGGCGGGGCTTCGGATTCTGGTCGACCGCATTCGGCCTGCTCGCCGCCTTCTGCACCTCATGGACGGTCATCGGGCAGATCCCCGAAATCCGGTACTACGGCGTGCTGACCGCGGGCGTTGCCCTGGCATTCCGCCTGTACGTGGCGCTTGCCGCGGACGGGCGGCCATCGGCGCTGCTGCTGGCGGCGAACGCGGTCGTCCAGGCGTTCCTGGTCATGACCCACGTCTACGGCGGCGTCTACGGGGCGGCCCTGCTCGGCGCCCTGCTGGCGGTCGACGTGATGGAACGGCGGTTCCGGCCCCTGTCGTACCTGAGCTTCCCAATGGGATGGGCGGCTTTCATCGGTTGGCTGCCCGCGTTCCATCGGCAAGGCGACGTGGTGAAGCCGCACGCCTGGATGCAACCGCCCACGCCCAAGGATCTCACCGCGACGATGGGCGGGATCGTGACCAGCATGGCGTTCATCGTCCTTGCGTTGGTCGTGCTGGCCACGCTGGTCGGTCAGGCCCAGGGCCAACGGACGGCCGGAAAGGCGGACGCGCACCTGCCGCCGGACCCCGGCCGGACACGGATGCGCCGGAATCTGGTGGTCGGCGCCGTCGCGCTGGCCTGCGTCCCCTTCGCCTCGTTCGTGTTGTCCCATGTGGCCGAACCGATCTTCATGCCGCGATACCTTCTGGCTTCGGTGATCGGATGGGGCGTCCTGTTCACCTTCGTCGCCGCATGGTTCGACTTCGACCGGCACCTCGCCGTGCCTGCACACGCCGTACCGGCGCCCCCTTGGCAGCGCATCGCGCAGGGAACCGCGGCCACCTACGTCGCGGGCCTGCTGGCATTGCCACCCGCGGCGGTGCTGGTGCAGCCGGTCCAATCCCCGCAGCAATACGCGGTCCGGGCCTGCCGCGACCTCCCGGTGGTGGTCATGCACGCCCTGAAGTTCATGCAGACGCAGCAGTATCTGGCCGACCGGGAACGCTACACCTACGTGCTGGACTGGGATGCGGCCATGGATCCGGGTACGGCGCTGCACGACAGCAACGACTTCAAGATCCTGCGCAACTTCAAAGAACACGTCCCGCACTTCAACATCGTGGACAGTGCGGATTTCCTGGCGACCCATTCCCGCTTCCTGGTGGCCGAGGAAAGGGGCCTGCGCTGGGTGGATGTCCGGCTCCGCTACTCGGACGATTGGCGCGTCAGCCGGATCGGAACCGATCTTCTGCTGGTGGAGCGCGCCGACACGCCCACCTACCTCCTCTCGTCCACACGCAACCGCATCGCGGACGAAAGGTCGGCGAACGACCCCTGCGAGCCCGGGAAGGCCCTGCACGCGGCCCGGGCGGGGGCGCCCGGGTAG
- a CDS encoding glycosyltransferase family 2 protein, whose protein sequence is MDMIFDLQNKSDTRPAAACPPELSIVVPCYNESGNLAELHRRVTDVCRPILGSSYELILVDDGSKDGTWNAIAGLAQGDEQVLGVRLARNHGQQLALTAGLAVARGRRILMMDADLQHPPEVIPDMLRLMEDGAEVVYGQRIDDDSESWFKNVSARAFYRLIGAITDTHMPSGANDFRMISRRVADALASMPEQHRYLRGMVSWVGFRQVPLPYARCERFAGSTTYTLRRMLRLAADAVTSFSTVPLRVASHLALLLAPVTFGLMGYALYSWMVDDAIAGWTSLMGTMSFFACVQLLVLGIMGEYLGRLVTEARRRPLFLIDKVAAGNRELPVPPFFAHLDVTERQALWSAEFTPPVLPRLDRSRSPADPVAA, encoded by the coding sequence ATGGACATGATCTTCGACCTGCAGAACAAGTCCGACACACGCCCTGCCGCCGCGTGCCCACCCGAGCTGTCGATCGTCGTTCCCTGCTACAATGAAAGCGGGAACCTCGCGGAACTCCACCGCCGTGTGACGGACGTCTGCCGGCCCATCCTCGGCTCGTCCTACGAACTCATCCTGGTCGACGACGGGTCGAAGGACGGGACGTGGAACGCGATCGCCGGACTCGCCCAAGGGGACGAGCAGGTGCTCGGCGTGCGGCTGGCGCGCAACCACGGACAGCAATTGGCCCTGACGGCCGGCCTGGCGGTGGCCAGGGGACGGCGCATCCTGATGATGGATGCGGACCTGCAGCACCCGCCGGAGGTCATCCCCGACATGCTGCGCCTGATGGAGGACGGCGCCGAAGTCGTGTACGGGCAGCGGATCGACGACGATTCGGAGTCGTGGTTCAAGAATGTGTCGGCCCGTGCCTTCTACCGCCTGATCGGCGCCATCACCGACACCCACATGCCGTCGGGCGCCAACGATTTCCGCATGATCAGCCGCCGCGTGGCCGACGCGCTGGCCAGCATGCCCGAGCAGCACCGCTACCTGCGGGGCATGGTGAGCTGGGTCGGGTTCCGGCAGGTGCCGCTCCCCTATGCGCGGTGCGAACGGTTCGCCGGGTCCACGACGTATACGCTGCGGCGGATGCTGCGTCTTGCCGCCGACGCGGTGACGTCCTTCTCGACGGTGCCGTTGCGCGTCGCCAGCCATCTCGCGCTGCTGCTGGCCCCCGTGACCTTCGGGCTCATGGGCTACGCGCTGTACAGCTGGATGGTCGACGACGCGATCGCCGGATGGACGAGCCTCATGGGGACCATGTCCTTCTTCGCCTGTGTCCAGCTCCTGGTCCTGGGCATCATGGGCGAATACCTCGGTCGCCTGGTCACGGAAGCCCGGCGCCGTCCGCTGTTCCTGATCGACAAGGTGGCGGCCGGAAACCGCGAACTGCCCGTCCCGCCCTTCTTCGCCCATCTCGATGTGACCGAGCGGCAGGCGTTGTGGTCGGCCGAGTTCACCCCCCCGGTCCTGCCGCGCCTCGACCGTTCGCGTTCGCCGGCGGATCCGGTCGCCGCCTGA
- a CDS encoding GtrA family protein, translating to MTTGSIPYPPRLPRSLIRFGTVGVANSATDYFLFMALRAAGFGLVPANALAYGLATVQSFALNKRWTFGDDAAGAAALRQFGLFAGINLVSLGISTLTVWNASQVVSEGAAKLLAIAAGFVWNYVFSRLLVFRGGRGQ from the coding sequence ATGACGACAGGCTCCATCCCTTATCCCCCGCGCCTGCCCCGTTCGTTGATCCGTTTCGGAACGGTCGGCGTGGCCAATTCCGCCACCGATTATTTCCTGTTCATGGCATTGCGGGCCGCCGGGTTCGGCCTGGTTCCCGCCAATGCCCTCGCCTACGGCTTGGCGACGGTGCAGAGCTTTGCGCTGAACAAGCGGTGGACCTTCGGTGACGATGCCGCGGGGGCGGCGGCGTTGCGTCAGTTCGGGCTGTTTGCCGGGATCAATCTGGTCAGCCTCGGGATCTCGACCCTTACCGTCTGGAATGCATCGCAGGTGGTGTCCGAAGGGGCCGCGAAGCTCCTGGCGATCGCCGCCGGTTTCGTCTGGAACTATGTGTTCAGCCGCCTGCTGGTCTTCCGCGGGGGCCGTGGCCAATGA
- a CDS encoding ChbG/HpnK family deacetylase yields MTHAVLGAPTGTAPHARSGRAGIPFVLCADDYALSPGVSRAILDLLERGRLSATSCMSIRPEWARHASWLRSYVGRVDLGLHFTLTDHRPLGPMPRLAPGGRLPTLGGLLRLAFAGRLDPEEIAAELDRQLAAFVAHLGHPPDYVDGHQHVHQLPVVRDVLVRRLAGSGSYVRLCAERPATIVRRGVAVPKALFIAGLGLGLRRLLVRHGIRHNAGFGGVYAFDTRASFGHLFERFVHGIGPGALVMCHPGFPDDVLREVDRLVEPRLPEHRWLAGPGFRDLLDRHGLRLARLVDCGR; encoded by the coding sequence ATGACGCACGCGGTCCTCGGCGCGCCGACCGGCACGGCCCCCCATGCGCGGTCCGGGCGGGCGGGCATTCCGTTCGTCCTGTGCGCGGACGATTACGCCCTGTCGCCCGGTGTCAGCCGGGCCATCCTGGATCTGCTCGAACGCGGGCGGCTGTCGGCGACCTCCTGCATGTCCATCCGCCCGGAATGGGCGCGGCATGCATCCTGGCTGCGTTCGTACGTGGGACGGGTGGATCTCGGCCTCCACTTCACGCTGACGGACCACCGCCCCCTTGGCCCCATGCCCCGCCTCGCCCCCGGCGGACGGTTGCCGACGCTTGGCGGACTGCTCCGCCTCGCCTTCGCCGGTCGGTTGGATCCCGAGGAAATCGCCGCGGAACTCGACCGGCAGCTTGCGGCGTTCGTGGCGCACCTGGGGCATCCGCCCGACTATGTCGATGGCCACCAGCACGTCCACCAGCTTCCCGTGGTGCGCGACGTCCTGGTCCGCCGTTTGGCCGGCAGCGGGAGCTATGTGCGCCTGTGCGCGGAACGGCCCGCCACCATCGTGCGCCGCGGCGTGGCGGTGCCGAAAGCCCTGTTCATCGCCGGATTGGGCTTGGGTTTGCGGCGCCTGCTGGTCCGCCATGGGATCCGGCACAATGCGGGATTCGGCGGGGTCTACGCTTTCGATACGCGGGCGTCGTTCGGGCACCTGTTCGAGCGCTTCGTCCATGGCATTGGACCGGGTGCACTGGTGATGTGCCATCCCGGCTTTCCCGACGACGTATTGCGCGAGGTGGACCGGCTGGTGGAGCCGCGACTGCCGGAGCACCGCTGGCTCGCCGGGCCCGGCTTCCGGGACCTGCTCGACCGTCACGGGTTGCGCTTGGCGCGATTGGTGGATTGCGGACGATAG
- a CDS encoding DUF1326 domain-containing protein, which yields MAQVDWRLEGEWIKNCTCAFGCPCDFNARPTNGDCKGFLGMRITRGNFNETKLDGLGFFVTVRFPGPLHEGNGEVQPIIDERATPEQREALLGILSGQNSAEGTLFHIFSLIVTKMHDPIFAPMEFRFDKEGRTARLTVPGVLESEVQPIRNPVTGAEHRIRVVMPEGFEHIEGEVAACDIRSTGAIKFETKGTHSTLAHVVQTPQGVAA from the coding sequence ATGGCACAGGTTGATTGGCGCCTGGAAGGTGAATGGATCAAGAATTGCACCTGTGCCTTCGGTTGTCCTTGCGACTTCAATGCGAGACCTACGAACGGCGATTGCAAGGGCTTTCTGGGGATGCGGATCACCAGGGGGAATTTCAACGAGACGAAGCTCGACGGCTTGGGTTTCTTCGTCACGGTCCGGTTCCCCGGCCCCCTTCACGAAGGCAACGGCGAGGTGCAGCCGATCATCGACGAGCGGGCCACTCCGGAGCAGCGCGAAGCGCTCCTCGGCATCCTGTCGGGGCAGAACTCGGCCGAAGGTACGCTGTTCCACATCTTCAGCCTGATCGTGACCAAGATGCACGACCCGATCTTCGCGCCCATGGAATTCCGCTTCGACAAGGAAGGCCGGACGGCGCGCCTGACCGTTCCCGGGGTGTTGGAGAGCGAGGTCCAACCGATCCGGAATCCCGTCACGGGCGCGGAGCACCGTATCCGGGTGGTGATGCCCGAGGGCTTCGAGCATATCGAGGGCGAGGTCGCCGCGTGCGACATCCGCAGCACGGGGGCGATCAAGTTCGAGACGAAGGGGACGCACAGCACACTCGCGCACGTCGTCCAGACCCCCCAGGGGGTCGCCGCCTAG